The proteins below are encoded in one region of Parvicella tangerina:
- a CDS encoding acyl-CoA thioesterase, with amino-acid sequence METNNFKGKISFQFLSEPTDVNFGGKVHGGVVMKWIDQAAFACAGSWAEAYCVTVYVGGIRFYKPVKIGDLVKVDAQIIYTGNSSMHIAIDVSSKNIKEKKFQKTTHCIIVFVAIDDDGNKLTVPKWTPHNEREEQLEAYAIKLMGLRKSIEDEMKPYLE; translated from the coding sequence ATGGAGACCAACAACTTTAAAGGGAAGATCAGCTTTCAATTCTTAAGCGAGCCAACAGATGTTAATTTTGGTGGTAAGGTCCACGGTGGAGTAGTGATGAAATGGATTGATCAGGCTGCTTTTGCTTGTGCTGGAAGTTGGGCAGAGGCGTATTGTGTGACGGTTTATGTGGGAGGTATACGTTTTTATAAGCCCGTAAAAATTGGAGATTTGGTCAAAGTAGATGCGCAGATCATTTATACTGGGAATTCAAGTATGCATATTGCCATTGATGTATCTTCAAAGAATATCAAGGAAAAGAAGTTTCAGAAAACAACGCATTGTATTATTGTATTTGTAGCCATTGATGATGATGGAAATAAATTGACCGTTCCAAAATGGACGCCACACAATGAGAGAGAAGAGCAATTGGAAGCGTACGCAATTAAACTAATGGGACTTCGTAAGAGTATTGAGGATGAGATGAAGCCTTATTTGGAGTAG
- a CDS encoding DUF4271 domain-containing protein, which yields MLLYIPVIVSLILLIYVRVQSARKLNSIVQGFFDLRAFRRVIREESTIHSTTASLLLINAAITVTTGITYILFQRTNSFELTDLFFVFGVIAGGLIVYYWLRRILFTLIGYFTEKKEIAHEIQVYNHFFYQVLGVAIPPIIVFLNFRLDSSSTAWLSIFYNGVLLLLVLTFVFIYLFKIVQEFRQTSQLKISGYYLFLYFCTLEILPLVALIMWFIG from the coding sequence ATGCTACTCTACATTCCTGTTATTGTAAGTTTGATTCTTTTAATATACGTTAGGGTACAGTCCGCTCGAAAATTAAATTCCATTGTTCAGGGATTTTTTGATCTGCGTGCTTTTAGAAGAGTAATCAGAGAGGAAAGTACTATTCACAGCACCACAGCGTCACTATTACTGATCAACGCAGCCATAACGGTCACAACTGGGATTACCTACATTCTTTTTCAACGAACCAACAGCTTTGAACTCACTGATCTATTTTTTGTTTTTGGGGTTATTGCAGGAGGACTAATCGTATACTACTGGCTCAGACGAATCCTTTTTACCCTCATTGGTTATTTTACGGAGAAGAAAGAAATTGCTCACGAGATACAAGTCTACAATCACTTCTTTTATCAGGTTCTTGGAGTCGCCATTCCGCCCATCATTGTTTTTTTGAATTTCAGGCTGGATAGCAGTTCAACAGCATGGTTATCCATTTTCTACAACGGTGTTCTATTACTTCTGGTCTTAACGTTTGTTTTTATTTATCTATTCAAGATAGTTCAGGAATTCAGACAAACTAGTCAGTTAAAGATTTCGGGGTATTATTTATTTTTGTACTTTTGCACCCTCGAAATTCTTCCGTTGGTCGCATTAATCATGTGGTTCATTGGCTAA